GCGGGCGTCCGCGCCGCGACGGTGCTGGTCGCCGCGGCGCTCGTGGCCGCGGGGTGCGGACCGTCGAGCACGTCGGCCGGGTCCGACAGCACCACCCTGGTGACCTACAGCGGCCAGTCCGGCGACTACCAGCTCAACTTCAACCCGTTCGCGCCGACCAGCATCGGGGGAGCGGGCACGATCTTCCAGACGCTGTTCTTCTACAACGTCCTGCGCGACACCCCTCCGGAGCCGCGACTGGGCGAGGACTTCGCGTGGAACGCGGACGGAACGCGGCTGTCCATCACCCTCCGGGACGGCGTGACCTGGTCCGATGGCGAGAAGTTCACCGCCGCCGACGTCGTGTTCACCCTCGACATGATCAGCAGGCACAAGGGCATGAACAACACCGGCTACGCCGGGCGGGCCGAGGCGGTCGACGACACGCACGTGGTCGTCACCTTCGACCGGCCGTCCTTCGTGGACGGTCCCTCGGTCCTGGGCCGGACCTACATCGTGCCCGAGCACAAGTGGAAGGACATCGCCGACCCGGGGGTCGCCGCGGTGGACAAACCCGTGGGCACCGGTCCGTACGTGCTGGACGAGTTCAAGCCCCAGGCGTACACGCTGAAGGCGAACCCGACCTACTGGGGCGGGGAGCCCGCCGTCAAGAAGGTCCGGTCCCTCTCGCTGTCGGGCAACCAGGCCGGCATCGCCGCGCTCAAGGCGGGGCAGCTCGACTGGCAGACCGGGCCGGTGCCGGAGTTGCAGAACGTCGACAAGGCCTACCCCGGCTACCAGGCCGGCGTCTTCCACCTGAACCAGATCGTGCTCGACACGTGCAGCAGTGCCGCCTCGGGCTGCCGCGGCCCCCAGACCGACCCGGCCGTGCGCCAGGCGATCTACCTCGCGATCGACCGCGGCCAGACCAACGCGCTGGCGTTCGAGAACACCGGCAGCGAGGTCTCGCCGAGCTTCCTGCTCCCGAAACGGGACGGCGCCCTGATCTCCGACAAGCTCCGGAACCGGACCGCTCCGATGCGACCGGACGTGGCGCAGGCGCGGCGAACCCTGGAGGGCGCGGGCTACACCAAGGACGCCGACGGCATCTACGCCAAGGACGGCGAGCAGGCGGCGCTGACGCTGACCGTCGTCGCCGGCTGGACCGACTACATCACCGCGGCGGAGACGATCGGCCAACAGCTGCGGCAGGCCGGCATCAAGCTCACCACGCAGCAGGTGTCCTGGAACGAGTTCGTGGACGCCAAGAACCTCGGCCGGTTCCAGCTCATGATCGACTCGCTCTACCAGGGGCCCGCGCCGGACCCGTACTACCTCTACAGCTACTTCTTCAGCACCGCGCAGACCGCCGCGGTCGGCGCGAAAGCCGGTCCGAACGCCGCCCGGTTCTCCGACCCGGAGGTCGACCAGGCCCTCGACGCGCTCAA
This DNA window, taken from Saccharothrix variisporea, encodes the following:
- a CDS encoding ABC transporter substrate-binding protein gives rise to the protein MVLPKSPRAGVRAATVLVAAALVAAGCGPSSTSAGSDSTTLVTYSGQSGDYQLNFNPFAPTSIGGAGTIFQTLFFYNVLRDTPPEPRLGEDFAWNADGTRLSITLRDGVTWSDGEKFTAADVVFTLDMISRHKGMNNTGYAGRAEAVDDTHVVVTFDRPSFVDGPSVLGRTYIVPEHKWKDIADPGVAAVDKPVGTGPYVLDEFKPQAYTLKANPTYWGGEPAVKKVRSLSLSGNQAGIAALKAGQLDWQTGPVPELQNVDKAYPGYQAGVFHLNQIVLDTCSSAASGCRGPQTDPAVRQAIYLAIDRGQTNALAFENTGSEVSPSFLLPKRDGALISDKLRNRTAPMRPDVAQARRTLEGAGYTKDADGIYAKDGEQAALTLTVVAGWTDYITAAETIGQQLRQAGIKLTTQQVSWNEFVDAKNLGRFQLMIDSLYQGPAPDPYYLYSYFFSTAQTAAVGAKAGPNAARFSDPEVDQALDALKLLDPADTAARRPHLEKIQTRVEEVMPYIPVLTQGTITTYHSAKFTGWPTDSDLYASPAVWAHPDSAEVLVRLRPAGK